The Medicago truncatula cultivar Jemalong A17 chromosome 4, MtrunA17r5.0-ANR, whole genome shotgun sequence genome includes a region encoding these proteins:
- the LOC11417470 gene encoding arginine decarboxylase: MVYISFSLLLPLSFPLNPKNPKRFSECPYKFNFRISLTIPSYSSQERSIALPEYGKYESVGTVSTESITNNPNECSNSPEIRQSGLPPLVSALKASAEENAATFHFPGHNRGHAAPASMTRLIGRRPYVHDLPELPELDNLFCPQGPILEAQTEASKLFGSSETWFLVGGTTCGIQAAIMATCSPGEFLILPRNCHLSAISAMVLSGAVPKYIVPDYKNDWDIAGGVTPLQVLSAIQELELEGKKAAAVFITSPTYHGICSNLSDISELCHSRKIPLIVDEAHGAHLGFHSELPSSALQQGADLTVQSTHKVLCSLTQSSMLHMSGDIVDKEKISRCLQTLQSTSPSYLLLASLDAARAQLSESPDTVFNQAIELANEAKSSLKRFPGILVLENSSFLTIRAIDPLRLTVGFWELGLSGYEADEILYRDFGIVCELVGNKSITYALNLGTCRDHVQRLLSGIKHLAATYPSIQQPKDEVLTEHTPFDDIITSLTPRDAFFASKRKVTIKESIGKVSGELICPYPPGIPVLIPGEVITERAVNYLLHVRSKGADISGASDPLLSSIVVCNVHKKQLVS, encoded by the exons ATGGTGTATATTTCGTTCTCACTATTACTTCCACTCTCGTTCCCTTTGAATCCCAAAAACCCAAAACGGTTTTCA GAATGTCCTTACAAATTCAATTTCAGGATTTCATTGACGATTCCCTCTTATTCCTCTCAG gAAAGAAGCATTGCACTGCCAGAATATGGGAAATACGAGAGCGTTGGGACAGTGAGCAcagaatcaatcacaaacaatcCCAATGAATGCAGCAATTCACCAGAGATTCGGCAGAGTGGCCTACCTCCTTTAGTCAGTGCATTGAAAGCCTCAGCTGAAGAAAATGCTGCTACTTTTCACTTTCCTGGACATAACAGAGGCCATGCTGCTCCTGCCTCGATGACTCGACTCATTGGAAGAAGACCATATGTTCATGATTTACCCGAGCTTCCTGAACTTGACAACCTCTTCTGTCCCCAAGGACCTATATTAGAAGCACAAACAGAAGCATCCAAACTTTTTGGTTCATCAGAGACATGGTTTCTTGTCGGAGGTACTACTTGTGGGATTCAGGCAGCAATAATGGCAACCTGTTCACCAGGAGAATTTCTTATTCTTCCTCGAAATTGTCATTTATCAGCTATATCTGCCATGGTATTATCCGGTGCAGTGCCTAAGTACATTGTTCCTGACTATAAAAATGACTGGGACATCGCTGGTGGTGTCACGCCATTACAG GTATTGAGTGCTATCCAGGAACTAgaattggaaggaaaaaaagcaGCAGCAGTTTTCATCACTTCACCTACTTATCATGGTATTTGCAGTAACTTGAGTGACATTTCCGAGTTGTGTCATTCCCGTAAAATTCCTCTGATTGTTGATGAAGCTCACGGTGCACATCTAGGATTTCATTCTGAACTGCCTAGCTCAGCCCTCCAGCAAGGGGCTGATCTAACTGTACAGTCTACTCACAAGGTTCTTTGCTCTCTTACTCAGTCATCTATGCTGCACATGTCAGGTGACATTGTAGATAAGGAAAAAATATCTAGGTGTCTCCAAACTCTCCAAAGCACAAGTCCTAGTTACCTTCTTTTGGCATCCCTAGATGCTGCCAGAGCTCAACTTAGTGAAAGCCCTGATACTGTATTCAACCAAGCGATTGAATTAGCAAATGAAGCAAAGTCCTCTCTTAAACGATTCCCTGGAATCTTAGTGCTTGAGAATTCTAGCTTTCTGACCATTCGTGCAATTGATCCATTGCGGCTTACTGTAGGTTTTTGGGAGCTTGGTTTATCAGGTTACGAAGCGGATGAAATCTTATATCGGGATTTTGGAATTGTTTGTGAACTCGTTGGGAATAAATCTATCACTTATGCACTTAATCTTGGAACCTGTAGGGACCATGTCCAAAGGCTTTTATCGGGAATAAAGCATCTAGCTGCAACATATCCTTCCATTCAGCAACCTAAAGACGAAGTACTTACTGAACACACACCCTTTGATGATATAATCACAAGCTTGACCCCCAGAGATGCATTTTTTGCAAGCAAAAGAAAAGTAACGATAAAGGAGAGCATTGGTAAGGTTTCGGGGGAGCTTATTTGTCCATATCCTCCAGGCATACCTGTATTGATTCCCGGTGAGGTTATTACTGAGAGAGCCGTCAATTATCTACTCCATGTAAGAAGCAAAGGTGCTGATATTAGTGGAGCATCTGATCCCTTACTTTCTTCTATAGTTGTCTGCAATGTACATAAAAAACAGCTGGTCTCATAA
- the LOC11416830 gene encoding arginine decarboxylase, whose protein sequence is MVYSSLPLPVLSFPFIPKRRPKCFSERSTALQEYEQEESIGTVNTASITNNTVLFSNSPVLQQSGLPPLVSALKASAEENAASFHFPGHNRGHAAPSSLTQLIGVRPYAHDLSSIPELDNLFCPQGPILEAQREASKLFGSSETWFLVNGTTCGVQAAIMATCSPGEYLILPRNSHLSAISAMVLSGASPKYIIPDYKNDWDIAGGVTPLQVLNAIQELELEGKKAAAVFITSPTYHGVCSNLSDISALCHSRKIPLIVDEAHGAHLGLHSELPSSALQQGADLTVQSTHKVLSSLTQSSMLHMSGDIVDKEKISRCLQTLQSTSPSYLLLASLDAARAQLSESPAIVFKQAIELANEAKFLLKRIPGVSVLENSSFPNFPAFDPFRLTVGFWELGLSGYQANEILCRDFGIVRELVGYKSITYVLNLGTCRDHVQRLLLGAKHLAAVYSSIQQRKDKVLTDHAPFDDIIMSLTPRDAFFASKRKVMVKESIGKVSGELICPYPPGIPVLIPGEVITEKAVDYLLHVRSEGADISGASDPLLSSIVVCNV, encoded by the exons atggtgtATTCTTCACTTCCACTTCCAGTACTCTCATTCCCTTTCATTCCCAAAAGGAGGCCAAAATGCTTTTCT GAAAGAAGCACTGCACTACAAGAATACGAGCAAGAGGAGAGCATTGGGACAGTGAATACTGCATCAATCACGAACAACACCGTTTTGTTCAGCAATTCACCAGTGCTTCAGCAGAGTGGCCTACCTCCTCTAGTCAGTGCATTGAAAGCCTCAGCTGAAGAAAATGCTGCCAGCTTTCACTTTCCAGGACACAACAGAGGCCATGCCGCTCCTTCTTCGTTGACTCAACTCATTGGAGTAAGACCATATGCTCATGATTTGTCTAGCATTCCAGAGCTTGACAACCTCTTTTGTCCCCAAGGGCCCATATTAGAAGCACAAAGAGAAGCATCCAAACTGTTCGGATCATCAGAGACATGGTTTCTTGTCAACGGTACTACTTGTGGAGTCCAGGCAGCAATAATGGCAACCTGTTCACCGGGAGAATATCTGATTCTTCCTAGGAATTCTCATTTATCAGCTATATCTGCCATGGTTTTATCTGGTGCATCGCCTAAGTACATTATTCCTGACTATAAAAATGATTGGGACATCGCTGGTGGCGTCACTCCATTACAG GTATTGAATGCTATCCAGGAACTAGAattggaaggaaagaaagcaGCAGCAGTTTTCATCACTTCACCTACTTACCATGGTGTTTGCAGTAACTTGAGTGATATTTCTGCTTTGTGTCATTCTCGTAAAATTCCTTTGATTGTTGATGAAGCTCATGGAGCACATCTAGGATTACATTCTGAACTGCCTAGCTCAGCCCTCCAGCAAGGGGCTGATCTAACTGTACAATCTACTCACAAGGTTCTTTCCTCTCTTACTCAATCGTCTATGCTGCACATGTCGGGCGACATTGTAGATAAGGAAAAAATATCTAGGTGTCTCCAAACACTGCAAAGCACAAGTCCTAGTTACCTTCTTTTGGCATCCCTAGATGCTGCTAGAGCTCAACTTAGTGAAAGCCCTGCTATTGTATTTAAACAAGCGATTGAATTAGCAAATGAAGCAAAGTTTTTGCTAAAACGAATCCCTGGCGTCTCAGTGCTTGAGAATTCAAGCTTTCCAAATTTTCCCGCATTTGATCCATTCCGGCTTACTGTAGGCTTTTGGGAGCTTGGTTTATCAGGTTACCAAGCAAATGAAATCTTATGCAGGGATTTTGGAATCGTCCGTGAGCTTGTTGGGTATAAATCTATCACTTATGTACTTAATCTTGGAACTTGTAGAGACCATGTCCAAAGGCTTTTATTGGGAGCAAAGCATCTAGCTGCAGTATATTCTTCCATTCAGCAACGTAAAGACAAAGTACTTACTGATCATGCACCCTTTGATGATATAATCATGAGCTTGACACCTAGAGATGCATTCTTTGCAAGTAAAAGAAAAGTAATGGTGAAAGAGAGCATTGGTAAGGTTTCGGGGGAGCTTATATGTCCATACCCTCCAGGCATACCGGTATTGATCCCAGGCGAGGTTATTACTGAGAAAGCAGTCGATTATCTACTCCATGTAAGAAGTGAAGGTGCTGATATTAGTGGAGCATCTGATCCCTTACTTTCCTCGATAGTTGTCTGCAATGTATAG
- the LOC11417107 gene encoding arginine decarboxylase produces the protein MRWWKKMVYASLSPALTPKRPKRFSPSHFPERSTALQEYEQEKSIGTVNTASITNNTVLFSNSPVLQQSGLPPLVSALKASAEENAASFHFPGHNRGHAAPSSLTQLIGVRPYAHDLSSIPELDNLFCPQGPILEAQREASKLFGSSETWFLVNGTTCGVQAAIMATCSPGEYLILPRNSHLSAISAMVLSGASPKYIIPDYKNDWDIAGGVTPLQVLNAIQELELEGKKAAAVFITSPTYHGVCSNLSDISALCHSRKIPLIVDEAHGAHLGLHSELPSSALQQGADLTVQSTHKVLSSLTQSSMLHMSGDIVDKEKISRCLQTLQSTSPSYLLLASLDAARAQLSESPAIVFKQAIELANEAKFLLKRIPGVSVLENSSFPNFPAFDPFRLTVGFWELGLSGYQANEILCRDFGIVRELVGYKSITYVLNLGTCRDHVQRLLSGAKYLAAVYSSIQQRKDKVLTDHAPFDDIIMSLTPRDAFFASKRKVMVKESIGKVSGELVCPYPPGIPVLIPGEVITEKAVDYLLHVRSEGADISGASDPLLSSIVVCNV, from the exons ATGAGGTGGTGGAAGAAAATGGTGTATGCTTCACTCTCGCCAGCTTTAACTCCCAAAAGGCCAAAACGGTTTTCACCTTCCCATTTTCCA GAAAGAAGCACTGCACTACAAGAATACGAGCAAGAGAAGAGCATTGGGACAGTGAATACTGCATCAATCACGAACAACACCGTTTTGTTCAGCAATTCACCAGTGCTTCAGCAGAGTGGCCTACCTCCTCTAGTCAGTGCATTGAAAGCCTCAGCTGAAGAAAATGCTGCCAGCTTTCACTTTCCAGGACACAACAGAGGCCATGCCGCTCCTTCTTCGTTGACTCAACTCATTGGAGTAAGACCATATGCTCATGATTTGTCTAGCATTCCAGAGCTTGACAACCTCTTTTGTCCCCAAGGGCCCATATTAGAAGCACAAAGAGAAGCATCCAAACTGTTCGGATCATCAGAGACATGGTTTCTTGTCAACGGTACTACTTGTGGAGTCCAGGCAGCAATAATGGCAACCTGTTCACCGGGAGAATATCTGATTCTTCCTAGGAATTCTCATTTATCAGCTATATCTGCCATGGTTTTATCTGGTGCATCGCCTAAGTACATTATTCCTGACTATAAAAATGATTGGGACATCGCTGGTGGCGTCACTCCATTACAG GTATTGAATGCTATCCAGGAACTAGAattggaaggaaagaaagcaGCAGCAGTTTTCATCACTTCACCTACTTACCATGGTGTTTGCAGTAACTTGAGTGATATTTCTGCTTTGTGTCATTCTCGTAAAATTCCTTTGATTGTTGATGAAGCTCATGGAGCACATCTAGGATTACATTCTGAACTGCCTAGCTCAGCCCTCCAGCAAGGGGCTGATCTAACTGTACAATCTACTCACAAGGTTCTTTCCTCTCTTACTCAATCGTCTATGCTGCACATGTCGGGCGACATTGTAGATAAGGAAAAAATATCTAGGTGTCTCCAAACACTGCAAAGCACAAGTCCTAGTTACCTTCTTTTGGCATCCCTAGATGCTGCTAGAGCTCAACTTAGTGAAAGCCCTGCTATTGTATTTAAACAAGCGATTGAATTAGCAAATGAAGCAAAGTTTTTGCTAAAACGAATCCCTGGCGTCTCAGTGCTTGAGAATTCAAGCTTTCCAAATTTTCCCGCATTTGATCCATTCCGGCTTACTGTAGGCTTTTGGGAGCTTGGTTTATCAGGTTACCAAGCAAATGAAATCTTATGCAGGGATTTTGGAATCGTCCGTGAGCTTGTTGGGTATAAATCTATCACTTATGTACTTAATCTTGGAACTTGTAGAGACCATGTCCAAAGGCTTTTATCGGGAGCAAAGTATCTAGCTGCAGTATATTCTTCCATTCAGCAACGTAAAGACAAAGTACTTACTGATCATGCACCCTTTGATGATATAATCATGAGCTTGACACCTAGAGATGCATTCTTTGCAAGTAAAAGAAAAGTAATGGTGAAAGAGAGCATTGGTAAGGTTTCGGGGGAGCTTGTATGTCCATACCCTCCAGGCATACCGGTATTGATCCCAGGCGAGGTTATTACTGAGAAAGCAGTCGATTATCTACTCCATGTAAGAAGTGAAGGTGCTGATATTAGTGGAGCATCTGATCCCTTACTTTCTTCGATAGTTGTCTGCAATGTATAG
- the LOC120580254 gene encoding uncharacterized protein: protein MTSNIVESWNSVFKGTRNLPVTPIVQSTYYRLACLFADRAQKAFARVGSGDLFSEYCQNAIKDDIAKSNTHHVEQFDREKYTFSVRETVNYREGRPMGTFKVDLRAGWCDCGKFQALHLPCSHGIATCSSFRHDYTTIIPAVLKNESVYSIYNTTFKVVQDKSYWLPYDGPVLCHNPNMRTLKKGRPNSTCIRTEMDEEVVERTPTPRQCGLCRHIGHIRRNCPSINNR from the coding sequence ATGACAAGCAACATCGTTGAGTCGTGGAACTCTGTGTTTAAGGGAACACGCAACCTACCTGTTACACCTATAGTTCAATCAACCTACTATAGGCTGGCATGTCTCTTTGCTGATAGAGCTCAAAAAGCGTTTGCAAGGGTAGGTTCCGGAGATTTGTTCAGTGAATATTGCCAAAATGCGATTAAGGATGACATTGCTAAGTCCAACACCCATCATGTCGAACAGTTTGACCGAGAAAAGTATACCTTCTCAGTCCGTGAGACCGTCAACTACAGGGAGGGAAGGCCAATGGGAACTTTCAAGGTGGACCTACGAGCAGGGTGGTGTGATTGTGGGAAATTTCAAGCTTTACATTTGCCTTGTTCCCATGGCATAGCCACGTGTTCTTCATTTCGCCATGACTACACAACCATTATTCCAGCTGTGTTAAAAAACGAGAGTGTTTACTCCATCTACAACACAACCTTCAAAGTAGTCCAGGACAAGAGTTATTGGCTCCCATATGACGGTCCCGTGCTTTGCCATAATCCAAACATGCGAACACTAAAGAAAGGTCGACCCAATAGTACCTGCATAAGGACTGAAATGGACGAGGAGGTGGTAGAGAGGACTCCAACACCGAGACAGTGTGGGTTGTGTCGGCATATCGGTCATATTAGGAGAAATTGTCCGAGTATAAATAACCGGTAG
- the LOC11417108 gene encoding uncharacterized protein — protein sequence MMMVGAVSNFNSITLGVRVASFTTPNAKSRGLSFYLPLSPWRRSLDILSTSNGTTLRHLNTPISAVNSGLEASITDSNDISAFLTDATVVAEPGDDNRIQLRVDLTGVQTQKVFDRILINLGRTAPPVPGFRMQKGGKSSKIPKDFLLQMLGEERVTKFAIQEILNCTMADYTKKENLDAKDKKVSTIQTIQELKKSFTAGKEFGFNVLIEPKNSEGE from the exons ATGATGATGGTTGGTGCTGTCTCCAACTTCAATTCCATTACACTAGGAGTGAGAGTTGCTTCATTCACAACTCCAAATGCTAAATCAAGAGGACTTTCTTTTTATCTGCCTCTGTCTCCATGGAGAAGAAG CTTAGATATTCTCTCTACTTCCAATGGAACAACTCTCAGACATCTCAATACTCCAATTTCAGCTGTTAATTCAG GTTTAGAAGCATCAATTACAGATTCCAATGATATTTCAGCATTCTTAACAGATGCCACAGTAGTTGCAGAACCAGGAGATGATAATAGGATACAA TTAAGAGTGGACTTGACTGGTGTTCAAACACAGAAGGTGTTTGACCGAATCCTTATAAACTTAGGCCGTACGGCCCCACCAGTGCCTGGATTTCGTATGCAAAAAGGAG GGAAATCATCAAAG ATTCCGAAAGACTTCCTTTTACAGATGCTTGGGGAAGAACGTGTCACTAAGTTTGCAATACAAGAAATACTCAATTGTACCATGGCTGATTATACAAAAAAG GAAAACTTAGATGCGAAGGACAAGAAGGTTAGCACTATTCAAACGATACAAGAACTCAAAAAATCATTCACAGCAGGAAAAGAATTTGGATTCAATGTTCTAATTGAGCCTAAAAACTCCGAAGGTGAATAA
- the LOC11412968 gene encoding uncharacterized protein, translating to MRMDEEVFFTMFKIGKIGLVKKLIVIAMMAMFVADAVDTNDVYLPCEDAKVQKGDGFTFGIAFADKQSFTPDSGPQLSPCDSRLSLAGKAQLVVFRPMVDEISLLTVNRSSSDSGTYMVAFAGQKYAARSLPIMLADDSHTITSFTLVLEFQDGTLQNLFWKSFGCDACPSGSICLNNQDCAVPNTECQKNGDTACKIGIQLAFSGIDKNLDALNSWYEVKNLRQYSLYGLFSDLRNSIIGAI from the exons atgaggatGGATGAAGAAGTTTTTTTCACCATGTTCAAGATAGGGAAAATAGGTTTGGTGAAAAAGTTGATTGTCATTGCTATGATGGCTATGTTTGTTGCAGATGCAGTTGATACAAATGATGTTTATCTTCCATGTGAAGATGCTAAAGTTCAGAAAGGAGATGGCTTTACCTTTGGCATTGCATTTGCGGACAAGCAATCTTTCACCCCAGATAGTGGTCCACAGCTTTCGCCTTGTGACTCTCGTCTTAGCCTCGCAGGCAAAGCACAACTTGTTGTGTTTAGGCCAATGGTCGATGAAATCTCCCTACTTACCGTTAACAGGAGCAGCTCAGACTCG GGCACATATATGGTTGCGTTTGCTGGACAGAAATATGCAGCAAGATCACTACCAATCATGCTTGCCGACGACAGTCACACGATTACCAGTTTCACTTTG GTTCTTGAATTTCAAGACGGAACCCTTCAAAACTTGTTTTGGAAGAGTTTCGGCTGTGATGCATGTCCCAGTGGAAGTATTTGCCTGAATAATCAAGACTGTGCAGTGCCAAACACAGAGTGTCAAAAGAATGGCGACACTGCTTGCAAGATTGGCATACAGTTGGCATTCTCAGGGATTGACAAGAATCTTGATGCTCTAAATTCTTGGTATGAAGTGAAAAATCTACGGCAGTACTCCCTCTACGGTCTATTCTCCGATCTTCGTAATTCTATTATAGGGGCCATATGA
- the LOC11412485 gene encoding B3 domain-containing protein REM23, with protein MDYDHQDKPSFFAIIKEGFNINSLKVPPEIVTDLGEELWKNTFMILVGSSGEKWEVSILKKGNDIYLQIGWQKFLIDNKVMLEELLVFTYDGENKFQGQIFGKNGLERPCFKNVPEQEEVQEEEEEVTAAPPFTVAKRKRGRPRKVPSPESECFKKEKAEVPAKIAVKRNDCRARKSPAGERVCFRKKEEVAATIMSMGKRRKNRQRVSVKKEEAKAAATMAAAINKGRTRENPAGERVCVKKEDAKAEETIVAERKKGRPRKYSAPVVIYVN; from the exons ATGGATTATGATCACCAAGACAAACCATCCTTCTTCGCAATCATCAAAGAAGGCTTCAACATCAACAGCCTG AAGGTACCACCGGAGATTGTTACGGATTTGGGTGAAGAGTTGTGGAAGAATACGTTTATGATTCTGGTAGGTTCGTCTGGTGAGAAGTGGGAAGTGAGtattttgaagaaagggaatgACATATATCTACAAATTGGTTGGCAGAAATTTCTGATAGACAACAAAGTGATGCTTGAAGAGTTATTGGTTTTCACATATGATGGGGAGAACAAGTTCCAGGGGCAAATTTTTGGCAAGAATGGATTGGAGAGACCATGCTTCAAGAATGTACCAGAACAAGAAGAAgtacaagaagaagaagaagaagttactGCAGCACCTCCATTCACCGTGGCCAAGAGAAAGAGGGGCAGACCAAGAAAAGTTCCTTCTCCTGAGAGTGAGTgctttaagaaagaaaaagctGAAGTTCCAGCAAAAATTGCGGTTAAGAGAAATGATTGTAGAGCAAGAAAAAGTCCTGCTGGTGAGAGAGTATGCTTcaggaaaaaagaagaagttgcAGCAACAATCATGTCTATGGGGAAACGAAGAAAAAATCGTCAGAGAGTAAGCGTAAAGAAAGAAGAAGCCAAAGCTGCAGCAACAATGGCGGCTGCGATAAACAAGGGCAGAACAAGAGAAAATCCTGCTGGTGAGAGAGTATGCgtcaagaaagaagatgcaaAAGCTGAAGAAACAATTGTGGCTGAGAGAAAGAAGGGTAGACCAAGAAAATATTCTGCTCCAGTTGTTATTTATGTTAactga
- the LOC11414897 gene encoding B3 domain-containing protein At3g17010 has product MDHEQQDKPSFFAIIKEGFNTKCMKVPPKIVMDLGEEFWKKASIILVCSSGEKWEVKILKKANDIYVRNFGWQKFLKDNSVGLEEFLVFTYIGENLFNVEIYGKNGLEKPCFKKKQEVVAAPIVAKRKRGRPRRNPAGVEEEKEEAAPTIVAKTKMVQRKYPSRVCVRKEKAETLATIVTKKGIPRKNPAPLSVILVD; this is encoded by the exons atgGATCATGAGCAGCAAGACAAGCCATCCTTTTTCGCTATCATCAAAGAAGGCTTCAACACCAAGTGCATG AAAGTACCACCGAAGATTGTTATGGATTTGGGTGAAGAGTTTTGGAAGAAAGCATCAATTATTCTAGTATGCTCTTCTGGTGAGAAGTGGGAAgttaaaattttgaagaaagcaaATGACATTTATGTGCGAAACTTTGGTTGGCAAAAGTTTCTGAAAGACAACTCAGTGGGACTTGAAGAGTTCTTGGTCTTCACATATATTGGAGAAAACCTATTCAATGTGGAAATTTATGGCAAGAATGGCTTAGAGAAACCATGCTTCAAGAAAAAGCAAGAAGTCGTTGCAGCCCCAATTGTGGCCAAGAGAAAGAGGGGTAGACCAAGAAGAAATCCTGCTGGTGTAGaggaagaaaaggaagaagctGCACCAACAATTGTGGCTAAGACAAAGATGGTACAAAGAAAATATCCCTCGAGAGTAtgtgttagaaaagaaaaggCAGAGACGTTAGCTACAATTGTGACAAAGAAGGGTATACCAAGAAAAAATCCTGCTCCTCTTTCTGTTATTTTAGTAGACTGa